In Alphaproteobacteria bacterium, the genomic stretch ACCGCTTTCTGGACATAAGGAATTCTCGTAGAGCCGCCAACGAGGATGACTCCCTGAACTTCTGCAGGATTTAAAGAAACAGTCTGAAGAACCTCGCGACAGATTTTAAGAGTTCGTTCCACTGAGTCAGAAATAAGTTCTTCCAATTTTGAACGTGAGAGTGAGCATTTAATCTCTCCTTCAGGAAGTGGAAAAGAAACGTGACACACATCTCTGCTTGTCAGCTCTTCCTTTCCACAGCGAACAATTGACAAAAAAGAACTAACCGTACTTGGGGCAAAATCCTTAGATCTCTTTCCATGTAACTCTAAAAGTGAGTCCAAGACAAAAACGTCAAAATCATCTCCGCCCAACGCAGGATCTCCCCCGGTTGCCAGAACCTGAAAGACTCCCTTTTGGAGCTTAAGAAGAGAGACATCAAAAGTCCCACCGCCCAAATCATAGACAGCATAGATTCCTTCAACACCATTCTCAAGACCGTAAGCAAGGGCAGCAGCCGTAGGCTCGTTTATTAAGCGCAGAACTTCCATCCCTGCAAGTTTTGCAGCATCCTTGGTTGCTTTGCGAGCTGCTTCATCAAAATGGGCTGGAACGGTGAGAACACAACGATCTACATTCCCCTCAAGCTGAACTTCCGCCCTCTTCTTAAGATCTCGGAGTATTTCTGCAGATACCTCCTGTGGCGTAACACGCCTGTCGCCAACCTTGAGATACACTAAAGAATCATCTTCAGAGATGTCCTCGCTTAGATGGAATGAATGAGAGGATTGAAGTTGCTCAAGTTCTTTTCTCCCCAGTCCCATGAGGCGCTTCACAGAACGTATGGTAAGTGGAGAGGACGCTTCACCAACCTTTGGCTGAAGATCTTCTTGGAAAGAGACTATAGACGGCAAGAGCGACGCACCAGACTCCGATGAGAGCGTCCGAGGCATTTGCTCCTCGGAATAAGCTACCACCGAATTGGTTGTCCCCAAATCAATGCCCACCACATATCCCCTTCCTTCTTCATGGAGATCGGGTGTTTGCCCCGGTTCGTGAATTTGCAATAATCTCATGAAAGCATCACCTCAATGTTTTCTCAAACTAAAATCGTCCAGAAGCTTGGTATAATACTTTAGGCGATAAATAATTTTTACGGCCTGAGGTAAGTCACTACCAGACAATGTACGAGATAGTGTTGAAAAACCCTTTTCAATCTTGAGTCTTAGCTCATGATCAATTCCTTCCCTAGAGGCCGACTCATGGACTTTTTCATTCCATATCATCATTTCCTCAAGAAGCTCTACGTCTCTTAAACTGTCCCCCGCTTCAGTCGTATCAATGCCTTTGATAGCCAAAAAGTGCTGTGCACGCTTTAGAGGATCCTTCAAAATTGCGTATGCCTCGTTTACACAACTTGAATGGGCCACAGCACAGTTTTTCTCGCGATCGGTTTTGCCAACGAATTGGTCCGGATGAACTTTTGCTTGCTCTTCAAAATATGCCCTCTCAAGTTGGGCCATTTCCAACTCATATTGCACGGAAAGAAAAAGTCTTTGGAAGTGATCCATGGCCGCGGGTTCCTGGAGAGAGGCGCACTCTGGGCAGGTAAGATGTGAGGCTTCGATAGGAGCCTGACAAAACCAACAGTCCAGGTTACTTTGTAGGAAGTTTGCTGAATGAGACATTTAGAGCGCTCTATACATGGAATGATTCCCCACAACCACAGCGCCCCTTCTCATTTGGATTTTTGAAAATAAATCCAGATTGAAGCTTTTCTTCAATATAATCCATCTCCGTTCCCAAAAGAAACATGATAGCTTTCGGATCAATATAGAGAGTAATACCATCACACTCTATAACTTCATCATGTGAATTAAGGTTATCAGCATACTCAATCGTGTAGGAAAGCCCCGAACAGCCACGAGAACGAATGCTCACACGAATGCCAATAGAGGGCTTATTCCGTGAATCTAGTAGGTTTTTCACCTGATCAACTGCGGCTAGCGTTATGGTCAAAACTGGGGGTTTCTCTGGCGTCGCTTTCATGTCTATGCTTTTGAAGCCTTCCCTCGGTAATCGGAAACGGCGGCCTTAATGGCGTCTTCGGCAAGAACGGAACAATGAATTTTCACAGGAGGCAAGGCCAGATGGGTTGCAATTTCAGTGTTCTTTATACCTGCCGCCTCATCTAGTGTCTTTCCCTTAACCCAATCAGTAATCAGCGAACTAGAGGCAATGGCAGACCCACACCCAAAAGTTTTAAACTTGGCATCTTCGATGATGCCATCTGGTGATACCCGTATCTGAAGTTTCATGACATCACCACAGGCAGGCGCTCCCACAAGGCCAGTCCCTACATTTTCAGCATCCTTGTCTAAAGATCCCACATTTCTGGGATTCTCGTAATGGTCAATTACCTTTTCACTATAACCCATTTCTTTTTCTCCTTTTAATGTGCTGCCCAATTTATGGACTTGATATCAATACCTTCTTGAGACATTTCCCACAGGGGACTCATGGCTCTAAGCTTATTAACAGCTTCTACAATTTGCTCAACTGCCTGGTCAATTTCTTCTTCCGTTGTAAAACGACCAATCCCAATACGGAGAGATGTATGCGCTAAATCATCCTCCACACCCAATGCATAGAGGACATAGGATGGCTCCAGGGACGCAGATGTACAAGCAGAACCAGAAGATACCGAAAGATTTTTAATGCCCATCATAAGCCCTTCGCCTTCTACATGTGCAAAACTTAAATTCAAATTCCCGGGGATTCTCTTTTCCAAAGGACCATTTAGATACACCTCGTCAAGTTGATCCATTATGCCCTTGTAAAATCGGTCTTGCAGGGCCTGCAGCTTTTTGGACTCAAAGGCCATTTCCCGTGCTGCAATGGAGCAAGCTTCTCCAAATCCCACACACAGAGGCGTCGGAAGTGTGCCAGATCGCATTCCACGCTCATGACCACCGCCATTAATTTGGGCAACGAGT encodes the following:
- the hscA gene encoding Fe-S protein assembly chaperone HscA, which encodes MRLLQIHEPGQTPDLHEEGRGYVVGIDLGTTNSVVAYSEEQMPRTLSSESGASLLPSIVSFQEDLQPKVGEASSPLTIRSVKRLMGLGRKELEQLQSSHSFHLSEDISEDDSLVYLKVGDRRVTPQEVSAEILRDLKKRAEVQLEGNVDRCVLTVPAHFDEAARKATKDAAKLAGMEVLRLINEPTAAALAYGLENGVEGIYAVYDLGGGTFDVSLLKLQKGVFQVLATGGDPALGGDDFDVFVLDSLLELHGKRSKDFAPSTVSSFLSIVRCGKEELTSRDVCHVSFPLPEGEIKCSLSRSKLEELISDSVERTLKICREVLQTVSLNPAEVQGVILVGGSTRIPYVQKAVSKCFEQDPYGNVNPDEVVAHGAAIQAEALTSGAQTLLLDVTPLSLGVEIMGEMVDKIIPRNSPIPASKSHEFTTSQDGQTAMAIHIVQGEREFVKDCRSLGRFELRGIPPMGAGKARIKVQFTVDADGLLSVSAREETTGAAQSIDVRPTYGLTQTDMEKILAESYLNGSDDIRSRLLLESKIKLEADLNVLSGSLKTETELLNKSEFSDLTTLVEKGNIVLRSSNREEVEAFRKLLDKETCFYAERQISSALKRLGTGTKKP
- the hscB gene encoding Fe-S protein assembly co-chaperone HscB; this translates as MSHSANFLQSNLDCWFCQAPIEASHLTCPECASLQEPAAMDHFQRLFLSVQYELEMAQLERAYFEEQAKVHPDQFVGKTDREKNCAVAHSSCVNEAYAILKDPLKRAQHFLAIKGIDTTEAGDSLRDVELLEEMMIWNEKVHESASREGIDHELRLKIEKGFSTLSRTLSGSDLPQAVKIIYRLKYYTKLLDDFSLRKH
- a CDS encoding iron-sulfur cluster assembly accessory protein; its protein translation is MKATPEKPPVLTITLAAVDQVKNLLDSRNKPSIGIRVSIRSRGCSGLSYTIEYADNLNSHDEVIECDGITLYIDPKAIMFLLGTEMDYIEEKLQSGFIFKNPNEKGRCGCGESFHV
- the iscU gene encoding Fe-S cluster assembly scaffold IscU encodes the protein MGYSEKVIDHYENPRNVGSLDKDAENVGTGLVGAPACGDVMKLQIRVSPDGIIEDAKFKTFGCGSAIASSSLITDWVKGKTLDEAAGIKNTEIATHLALPPVKIHCSVLAEDAIKAAVSDYRGKASKA